In Thermus oshimai DSM 12092, the following are encoded in one genomic region:
- a CDS encoding HypC/HybG/HupF family hydrogenase formation chaperone — MDLLKQEGVRPGDWVLIHVGFAMSKVSEEQAQAQLRLLAMLDEEAQAVEEVQGYRFD, encoded by the coding sequence GTGGATCTCCTGAAACAGGAGGGCGTGCGCCCAGGGGACTGGGTGCTTATCCATGTGGGCTTCGCCATGAGTAAGGTAAGCGAAGAGCAGGCCCAAGCGCAGCTGAGGCTCTTGGCCATGCTAGACGAAGAGGCGCAGGCGGTGGAGGAGGTCCAGGGGTACCGCTTCGACTAG
- a CDS encoding HypC/HybG/HupF family hydrogenase formation chaperone yields MELELYGSCTLDQDGCATCGDVAVPVRVLAVEEGIAFVEDRLGQQTHVAVDFVPDARPGEVILVHAGVAIGRAQE; encoded by the coding sequence ATGGAGTTGGAGCTTTACGGAAGCTGCACCTTAGACCAAGATGGCTGCGCAACCTGTGGGGATGTGGCTGTGCCGGTGCGGGTGCTGGCCGTGGAAGAGGGGATTGCCTTTGTGGAGGACCGGCTGGGGCAACAGACGCATGTGGCCGTGGACTTCGTTCCCGATGCCCGTCCCGGAGAGGTGATCCTCGTACACGCTGGGGTAGCCATCGGTCGGGCTCAGGAGTAA